The Hymenobacter oligotrophus genome has a window encoding:
- a CDS encoding peptidoglycan D,D-transpeptidase FtsI family protein yields the protein MRAAFNWSKKRLLAVLVGLAACSSPDQPTDQPTLNQSPSVRYTAKRVVLPDVPQRGRILDRHDSVLVDTRTQYLLKLPRRGQLDTLALGELLGWDSTTVRRRIVDALSYGQASRGYAVQLSLTKAEAERIRRDSSATVPQLTLWERPRRTYTSPAAAPVLGYLGAEAQAFYNQAKRYRRGRFYRLRNGGVEAYYNGLLAGHRGYLHPLVDAQGKQHGSWAKDTAFQQGQDLHLTIDVKLQTYAEKLMGGRKGYLVALDPRTGEILAYVSGPVYQASTITAPDQAGVRTKLLEHEDLPLLNRPAMLANPPGSVFKLVNAAVALQMHAITPASAFRCDQSLVNCVHRHPPGKNLTAALKYSCNPYFYRVMETLIDCVPDTLAGDTIAARHANLAQWRRYARSFGLDSALGVDLPREAKGHLPTPAYYDKARRTRGWTYRSIYSLSIGQGEINLTGLQMANMAVIIANRGWYYAPHLVRSVGESGPLPRFTQKHRTLIDSVHFAALVPGMVAVMQRGGTADASSLADVGIKVAGKTGTVENDEGDDHAAFVGFAPADNPKIAVAVYLENAGFGATAAAPCAVLVMEKYLRGSIAPKRKRWEKRIQNRARREDF from the coding sequence ATGCGCGCAGCCTTCAACTGGTCGAAAAAACGCTTGCTAGCGGTGCTGGTGGGTTTGGCCGCCTGCTCTTCGCCCGATCAGCCCACCGACCAGCCTACCCTCAACCAAAGCCCAAGCGTACGCTACACCGCCAAGCGCGTGGTGCTGCCCGATGTGCCGCAGCGCGGCCGCATTCTCGACCGCCACGACTCCGTGCTGGTTGATACCCGCACGCAGTACTTGCTGAAGCTGCCCCGCCGTGGGCAACTCGATACCCTGGCCCTAGGTGAGCTGCTCGGCTGGGATTCGACCACGGTGCGCCGACGCATTGTCGATGCCCTGTCCTACGGCCAGGCGTCGCGCGGCTACGCCGTTCAGCTTAGCTTAACCAAAGCCGAAGCCGAACGCATACGCCGCGACAGCAGCGCCACGGTGCCGCAGCTCACCTTGTGGGAGCGACCCAGGCGCACTTACACCTCCCCTGCCGCCGCTCCCGTGCTGGGCTACCTAGGGGCCGAAGCGCAAGCCTTCTATAACCAGGCCAAGCGCTACCGGCGCGGCCGGTTTTACCGGCTGCGCAACGGCGGCGTGGAGGCCTACTACAACGGCCTGCTGGCGGGGCACCGCGGCTACCTGCACCCACTGGTTGATGCGCAGGGCAAACAGCACGGCAGTTGGGCCAAGGATACCGCTTTTCAGCAAGGCCAGGATTTGCACCTGACCATTGATGTGAAGCTGCAAACCTACGCCGAGAAGCTAATGGGCGGCCGCAAAGGCTACTTGGTAGCCCTCGACCCGCGCACCGGCGAAATTCTGGCTTACGTGTCGGGGCCGGTGTACCAGGCCAGCACTATCACCGCGCCCGACCAGGCCGGCGTGCGCACGAAGCTGCTGGAGCACGAAGACCTGCCCCTGCTGAACCGCCCGGCCATGCTGGCCAACCCGCCCGGCTCGGTGTTTAAGCTGGTGAATGCGGCCGTGGCCCTGCAAATGCACGCCATCACGCCGGCCTCGGCCTTTCGCTGCGACCAGTCGCTGGTAAACTGCGTGCACCGCCACCCGCCGGGCAAAAACCTCACGGCGGCTCTCAAGTACAGCTGTAACCCGTACTTCTACCGGGTAATGGAAACGCTGATCGACTGCGTGCCCGATACCTTGGCGGGCGACACCATAGCCGCCCGCCACGCCAATTTGGCCCAGTGGCGCCGCTACGCCCGCTCGTTCGGCCTCGACTCGGCCCTAGGTGTCGATTTGCCCCGCGAAGCCAAGGGCCACTTGCCCACCCCCGCGTACTACGACAAAGCCCGCCGCACCCGCGGCTGGACGTACCGCTCCATTTACTCGCTCAGCATCGGGCAGGGCGAAATCAACCTCACGGGGCTGCAAATGGCCAACATGGCGGTCATCATCGCCAACCGCGGCTGGTACTACGCGCCCCATTTGGTGCGCAGCGTGGGCGAGAGCGGTCCGCTGCCGCGCTTCACCCAAAAGCACCGCACCCTGATTGATAGCGTGCATTTTGCCGCCCTAGTGCCGGGCATGGTGGCCGTAATGCAGCGCGGCGGCACCGCCGATGCCTCCAGCCTGGCCGATGTGGGCATTAAAGTGGCGGGCAAAACCGGCACCGTGGAAAACGACGAGGGCGACGACCACGCGGCGTTCGTGGGTTTTGCGCCGGCCGACAACCCCAAAATTGCCGTGGCCGTGTACCTCGAAAACGCCGGTTTTGGCGCTACCGCCGCCGCCCCGTGCGCCGTGTTGGTGATGGAGAAATACCTCCGGGGCAGCATTGCGCCCAAGCGCAAGCGTTGGGAGAAACGCATTCAGAACCGGGCCCGCCGCGAGGACTTTTAG